The Phyllopteryx taeniolatus isolate TA_2022b chromosome 17, UOR_Ptae_1.2, whole genome shotgun sequence genome window below encodes:
- the ppp2cab gene encoding serine/threonine-protein phosphatase 2A catalytic subunit alpha isoform produces the protein MDEKAFTKELDQWIEQLNECKQLTEGQVKNLCEKAKEILTKESNVQEVRCPVTVCGDVHGQFHDLMELFKIGGKSPDTNYLFMGDYVDRGYYSVETVTLLVGLKVRFQERITILRGNHESRQITQVYGFYDECLRKYGNANVWKYFTDLFDYLPLTALVDSQIFCLHGGLSPSIDTLDHIRALDRLQEVPHEGPMCDLLWSDPDDRGGWGISPRGAGYTFGQDISETFNHANRLTLVSRAHQLVMEGYNWCHERNVVTIFSAPNYCYRCGNQAAIMELDDTLKYSFLQFDPAPRRGEPHVTRRTPDYFL, from the exons atggacgaaAAGGCGTTTACAAAGGAGCTGGATCAGTGGATCGAGCAGCTCAACGAGTGCAAACAGCTCACGGAGGGACAAGTGAAGAATTTGTGCGAAAAG GCCAAGGAGATCCTGACCAAGGAGTCCAATGTGCAGGAGGTGCGATGCCCCGTGACGGTGTGCGGCGACGTCCACGGCCAGTTCCACGATCTCATGGAGCTGTTCAAGATCGGCGGCAAATCTCCCGACACAAACTACCTGTTTATGGGCGACTACGTGGACCGGGGCTACTACTCAGTGGAGACGGTCACTTTACTTGTAGGACTTAAG GTTCGTTTCCAGGAGCGCATCACCATCCTGCGCGGCAACCATGAGAGCAGACAGATCACGCAAGTGTATGGCTTCTATGACGAGTGCCTGCGCAAGTACGGCAACGCCAACGTGTGGAAGTACTTCACCGACCTGTTTGATTACCTCCCGCTCACCGCCTTGGTCGACTCTCAG attttctgtCTTCACGGCGGCCTCTCACCATCCATTGACACACTGGACCATATCAGGGCGCTGGATCGGTTACAGGAAGTTCCtcatgag GGTCCTATGTGCGACCTCCTGTGGTCGGACCCTGACGACCGCGGCGGCTGGGGCATCTCACCGCGGGGGGCCGGCTACACCTTCGGCCAAGACATCTCGGAGACGTTCAACCACGCCAACCGCCTCACCTTGGTGTCCCGCGCCCACCAGCTGGTCATGGAG GGCTACAACTGGTGCCACGAGAGGAACGTGGTGACGATATTCAGCGCACCAAACTACTGCTATCGCTGCGGCAACCAGGCGGCCATCATGGAGCTGGACGACACCCTCAAATACTCCTT CTTGCAGTTTGACCCGGCGCCTCGCAGAGGGGAGCCCCACGTGACCCGCCGCACCCCAGACTACTTCCTGTAA
- the skp1 gene encoding S-phase kinase-associated protein 1, with protein MPTIKLQSSDGEIFEVDVEIAKQSVTIKTMLEDLGMDDEGDDDPVPLPNVNAAILKKVIQWCTHHKDDPPPPEDDENKEKRTDDIPVWDQEFLKVDQGTLFELILAANYLDIKGLLDVTCKTVANMIKGKTPEEIRKTFNIKNDFTEEEEAQVRKENQWCEEK; from the exons atgcCCACAATAAAGTTACAGAGCTCGGATGGGGAAATCTTTGAGGTAGACGTGGAAATCGCTAAACAGTCTGTTACCATCAAAACCATGTTAGAAG ATTTGGGGATGGACGATGAAGGAGACGATGACCCAGTGCCGCTTCCTAACGTCAACGCAGCCATTCTTAAGAAG GTGATCCAGTGGTGCACCCACCACAAGGACGACCCGCCTCCCCCCGAGGACGACGAGAACAAGGAGAAGAGGACTGATGACATCCCCGTGTGGGACCAGGAGTTCCTCAAAGTGGACCAAGGGACCCTGTTCGAACTCATCCTT GCTGCCAACTACTTGGACATCAAGGGTCTGCTGGACGTGACGTGCAAGACGGTGGCCAACATGATCAAAGGCAAAACCCCCGAGGAGATCCGGAAGACCTTCAACATCAAGAACGACTtcacggaggaggaggaggcccaG GTCCGCAAAGAGAACCAGTGGTGCGAAGAGAAGTAG